Proteins from a single region of Undibacterium sp. KW1:
- a CDS encoding extracellular solute-binding protein, producing the protein MYPSRILSVAALLLLLGGLLLAIAEHLLPTRLHKNPDEQFVLQMLKETSREDFYRNIVPLARQESQLILYNHAASFPALWSNIVIPRFEAKYGVRVILRNVQDNVAHQQLMAAHVAQRPAPVDVFFTSGAHLPAYKSQGLLLDISLADRLPEAMFYDLDALQQNQGIDHEGRFMPFHRNQAALGYDSVVMSNEAVPQSLDALMTWVEAHPGRFAWSSPLRGGSGRALLVAVARHTMSVACLKRFEANDYAASAQSIRLWMRESGCFAQAWEWLRKLRSLSEITNGNAESLRLIANGRASIAAIWEDQAYTFIMNKQLPSTFRMIIPSDGLPGEWMVCLFLQERDMSPLQLCSLILHCLKRYSNGSSKRMRHAVRDAILIIRRSSSTRSAKSKLLSGQHHGHLLKLYKRWLMPLLKMYFRKTIRHESSVT; encoded by the coding sequence ATGTATCCCAGCCGAATATTGAGCGTCGCCGCCCTGCTATTGCTGCTGGGCGGGCTGTTGCTGGCCATTGCAGAACATCTGCTTCCTACCCGTTTGCATAAGAATCCTGATGAGCAGTTCGTCTTACAGATGCTAAAAGAAACATCGCGGGAAGATTTTTATCGGAACATTGTTCCTTTGGCGCGACAGGAATCGCAGCTCATCTTATATAACCATGCTGCATCGTTCCCCGCACTCTGGTCAAACATTGTTATTCCCCGGTTTGAAGCCAAGTATGGTGTAAGAGTCATTTTGCGCAATGTCCAGGATAACGTGGCTCACCAACAGTTGATGGCTGCGCATGTAGCCCAACGCCCGGCACCCGTAGATGTATTTTTTACTAGCGGTGCTCATTTACCTGCCTATAAGAGTCAGGGATTATTACTTGACATATCTTTGGCTGATCGCTTGCCAGAAGCCATGTTTTACGATTTGGATGCGCTTCAACAAAATCAGGGCATTGACCATGAAGGTCGTTTCATGCCTTTTCATCGCAATCAGGCTGCTCTTGGCTACGACAGTGTGGTGATGAGCAATGAAGCCGTGCCTCAATCGCTTGACGCGCTAATGACATGGGTTGAGGCTCACCCTGGGCGTTTTGCCTGGTCCTCCCCTTTGCGAGGGGGAAGTGGTCGGGCGTTGCTGGTTGCAGTGGCAAGACACACGATGTCAGTTGCTTGTCTAAAACGCTTTGAAGCCAACGATTATGCTGCATCTGCCCAGAGTATCCGTCTTTGGATGCGTGAAAGTGGATGCTTTGCTCAAGCCTGGGAATGGTTGCGAAAACTTCGTTCGCTGTCAGAGATCACGAACGGAAATGCAGAAAGCTTGAGACTGATTGCTAATGGGCGCGCTTCGATTGCCGCCATATGGGAAGATCAGGCCTACACCTTCATCATGAACAAACAATTGCCTTCAACGTTCAGAATGATTATTCCTTCGGATGGCTTGCCGGGGGAATGGATGGTTTGTTTATTCCTACAGGAGCGAGACATGTCGCCGCTGCAGCTTTGTTCATTGATTTTGCATTGTCTGAAGAGATACAGCAATGGAAGCTCGAAAAGAATGCGTCACGCAGTGCGCGACGCAATCTTGATCATTCGCAGGTCATCATCAACCAGATCAGCGAAAAGCAAATTGTTGAGCGGTCAACATCATGGCCATCTCCTCAAGTTGTACAAGCGCTGGTTGATGCCTTTGTTGAAAATGTACTTCAGAAAGACGATCCGTCATGAGTCTTCAGTTACGTAG
- a CDS encoding TonB-dependent receptor, translating to MEVTMSHRKCHPEWKLKPISAAIIFAIPLFVQAQTSTETAAGAASPELETVTVSGQRLASRRAIASKQASTRIMDSVAADDVQQLPDSTVAETLRRIPGASVTFNNDNVHGRDEAERPVLRGLDARYNNTTVDGLGIASVDSNTVRGARLDLLPSSMIDRLEVFKTWTPDLNPNAIGGSTNVVTRSAFAKGGGFHASMSLAAGNVSNHGEPFSDDGLPKKGGFSISNTWGADNQYGFSVGAYKERVDTYTVGHATTDSVYYNYFSNTGTKVTDPSLSNGYAVPQNNKYFWFQDSRERQGITGKLEAKPSADLSGFITFGKYQTTLKETRNENYISTTLSGTPLEQTANSGRFATGEAELGYSDQPQKRTTNVLQLGGDWSFQGDQQLSFRHGWSKASSTEIRTMYKYIQGLKFNGSGKLPSTTDVASLANTYNMVNGQPVIYLTNPANWTDASKWLADYYRDGSNIQMDNRLDDTRLDWKKNLDEESKGWGVGAGLGRTMNRFNYDSNQFDQGPSRAGLTAEGILSVTNSILPSSGGLPLLIIDPAKARQQLVNNPGYMTANNVTNTAQFLQDDYTFKELLQSAYVMTGYNTQKSRSLFGVRYDMSDIATTGNQSVTKSGIANWAPVSASASYHYLLPSFSTSYDIEKNLKVRAAVAKTIGRPDFSFYAPRISVSEANDGTLSVSKGNPDIKPRESINLDLSVERYLRDGLISLAVFDKKIDNEIYTATATNQPYLYSDGTTRSATISQPQNSSGAHVTGIEVGFLLNSLQDIHPKLSNFGLSSNLTWMKGKLDVTKTDKSVRSIDRLLGQPDAIANLSIFYIDKGLEARLAFNYTGKSLRAVDVNAPWNDVFWKERSQVDFSTRYRWNKNLTIFAEVKNLTSKGVTSLTGVNRDLLKDTYLVSRTLWLGAKWQM from the coding sequence ATGGAAGTTACTATGTCGCACAGAAAATGTCATCCAGAATGGAAGCTTAAACCGATTTCGGCAGCGATCATTTTCGCTATTCCTCTTTTCGTACAGGCACAAACCAGCACTGAAACAGCAGCAGGGGCAGCGTCGCCAGAATTGGAAACCGTTACCGTCAGCGGGCAGCGTCTGGCTTCACGCCGGGCCATCGCCAGCAAACAAGCTTCCACCCGTATTATGGATTCGGTTGCGGCTGATGATGTCCAGCAATTACCAGACTCGACTGTTGCAGAAACCCTGCGGCGCATTCCTGGTGCTTCTGTGACATTTAATAATGACAACGTGCATGGCCGGGATGAGGCTGAACGTCCAGTGCTGCGTGGATTAGATGCGCGCTATAACAACACGACAGTTGATGGTCTGGGGATCGCTTCTGTTGATTCAAACACAGTGCGCGGTGCCCGCCTTGATTTATTGCCTTCATCCATGATAGACCGTTTGGAAGTGTTTAAAACATGGACTCCCGATCTTAATCCGAATGCAATCGGCGGAAGTACCAATGTGGTAACTCGTAGCGCCTTTGCCAAAGGCGGTGGTTTTCATGCTTCGATGTCCTTGGCTGCTGGTAACGTTAGCAATCACGGCGAGCCTTTTTCTGATGATGGATTGCCGAAGAAGGGAGGATTCAGTATTTCGAATACCTGGGGAGCAGATAATCAATACGGTTTTTCCGTTGGGGCATACAAGGAAAGAGTGGACACCTATACGGTTGGTCATGCAACGACGGATTCCGTTTACTATAATTATTTCAGTAACACAGGGACGAAAGTCACCGACCCTTCACTCAGCAATGGTTATGCCGTCCCACAAAACAATAAATATTTCTGGTTTCAGGATTCGCGCGAGCGTCAGGGTATTACAGGCAAGCTGGAAGCGAAACCATCAGCAGATTTATCTGGCTTCATTACCTTTGGCAAATACCAGACAACCTTAAAAGAAACTCGCAACGAAAACTATATCAGTACCACTTTATCAGGTACACCTTTAGAACAAACGGCAAATTCAGGACGTTTTGCTACCGGTGAGGCGGAGCTTGGTTATTCCGACCAGCCACAAAAACGAACTACCAACGTACTGCAATTGGGCGGAGACTGGAGTTTTCAGGGCGACCAGCAATTATCGTTCCGTCATGGCTGGTCTAAAGCAAGTTCGACTGAAATCAGAACAATGTACAAATACATCCAGGGTCTGAAATTTAATGGTAGTGGAAAATTGCCCTCAACAACAGATGTGGCAAGTCTGGCAAATACGTACAACATGGTCAATGGTCAGCCGGTTATTTACTTGACGAATCCTGCCAATTGGACTGACGCCAGCAAGTGGTTGGCTGACTATTACCGTGATGGTTCTAATATTCAGATGGATAATCGCCTGGATGACACACGTCTGGATTGGAAAAAGAATCTGGATGAGGAAAGTAAGGGATGGGGAGTGGGTGCAGGTTTAGGCCGCACCATGAATCGCTTCAATTACGACAGTAATCAGTTCGATCAGGGGCCAAGCCGGGCTGGCCTGACTGCGGAAGGTATTCTTTCTGTCACCAATTCCATTCTTCCATCAAGCGGAGGTTTGCCGCTATTGATTATAGATCCGGCAAAAGCAAGGCAACAATTAGTAAATAACCCTGGCTACATGACAGCCAACAACGTGACTAATACCGCTCAATTCTTACAAGACGACTACACATTTAAAGAGTTGCTGCAATCAGCGTATGTGATGACTGGGTACAACACTCAAAAATCTCGCTCTCTATTTGGTGTGCGGTACGATATGTCTGACATTGCAACAACCGGTAATCAATCCGTGACCAAGAGTGGTATAGCAAATTGGGCACCGGTTTCCGCGAGCGCCTCGTATCACTATCTCTTGCCATCCTTTTCCACCTCATATGATATTGAGAAAAACCTTAAAGTACGTGCTGCTGTCGCGAAAACAATCGGCCGGCCCGATTTCTCTTTTTACGCACCTAGAATATCAGTGTCGGAAGCAAATGACGGTACATTAAGTGTCTCTAAAGGAAATCCGGATATTAAGCCGCGTGAGTCCATCAATCTGGATTTGTCTGTTGAGAGATATCTGCGTGACGGCCTTATTTCGCTGGCTGTTTTTGACAAGAAAATTGATAACGAAATTTACACCGCGACGGCAACGAACCAGCCATATCTTTACAGTGATGGAACAACCCGTTCTGCCACGATCAGTCAGCCACAAAACTCTAGTGGCGCTCATGTTACAGGGATAGAGGTAGGGTTCCTGCTGAATTCTTTACAAGACATCCACCCTAAGTTAAGTAATTTTGGACTGTCCTCCAATCTGACATGGATGAAGGGTAAGCTTGATGTGACAAAAACAGACAAGTCAGTGAGATCGATTGATCGATTGCTGGGACAGCCAGATGCCATCGCCAATCTATCGATTTTTTATATCGACAAGGGACTGGAAGCACGTCTTGCATTTAACTATACAGGCAAGAGTTTGCGGGCAGTCGATGTCAACGCTCCCTGGAATGATGTATTCTGGAAAGAGCGTTCACAGGTCGATTTTTCAACCCGTTATCGCTGGAATAAAAACCTGACAATATTCGCTGAAGTAAAGAATTTGACTTCAAAAGGAGTCACCAGCTTAACGGGGGTGAATCGTGACTTGCTGAAAGATACCTATCTTGTCAGTCGTACATTGTGGCTTGGAGCTAAGTGGCAAATGTAA